The genome window GCATCATTTACAAGTCAATATACTACACATTAACTTAAGTAGATTTAGGCATTATTGTTAAATTAGCTCTCAGTATTTACCGACGATGCCTGCTGTGTCCTGAGTGACTACTGCTGTGATGTTTGCTTTTATGGGATCTTTCATAAGAGCGTGATCGCTCATGCCTATCCCTATGATGCTCTTTCTCATGCCGTCGTTTCTTCACAAGATCACAGTGGTCCCTGGATTTACTACGACTGCGTGATCTACTGTGGGATTTCTTCCTCTTGTGACCATGCCTaatagaaatctttgtttcctcactgcgatgagattttgatttgatgtgtGGTGATGTATGATTGTGACGCCGACGAGGGGACACACTGTGACTATGGGACCTGCTCCTTGATCGGGAACTGTAAGTCCCAGATCTGCTTCTTCTATTGTAACTGAaggaaataaaaaacaaaattaaaccGATGCAAAACAAAACAACCAGCACCAACAATAATTTACAGTTGGTTTTGTCAAGAGTGACGAGGAAATAAATACTTAACATAAATCATTCGCAAGCAAGTGTAaacacacaaggccagaatttgttacaCTCTCCCTAGCAATATAAACAGCCTCAATGTTCTCAATGGAGAATGAGGATAGGGGACAATCAGGTAAACATGCTCACATTTAAGGTGATTAGCTAAGCATGGTCAAGGATGGAGCTGTGATGTTCCTACACATCAGATCGTACTACAATCACTTTCTCCAAGGTTCATATTGAAAATGGCCATTTGAGCAAAATATCTACAAATGTCTTTAAAAATGGTCTGGGAGAACGATATATTTAAAACTAGAAGCAGGtcaaaggggggaaaaaaacctaTAAATTTGGAGACTACAATTATTTACGTCAGAAAACAGTTATAAAACATGACTAAAATCCACAAAAGCACTGTACATTGGTTACTTCTGTTCTAAATTTGATCTGTGTTTGTTATTTGATCTGCAAGAAAGAAAATGAATAATTCAGGGTAAAGTATTGCTATTCAGGATATGATATCACTGTGGTTGTTTTACTATAGATCTGTAATCCTGAGGTCTGCAGGAGATTTGATCGCACCacaactggggaatttaaataCTATAGGAATTTGGAGTAAAAAGCtaatatcagtaatggtgactgtggAATTAATGGATTgtcaaaactcatctggttcacgaatgtccttttagAAAAAGAAATCTGCGACCCTTATTTGGTCAGGCCTGTACATACTCAGTGggtttgactcttaactacccctgAACCTAACAAACCACTCCATTATATTCAAAGCAGCGGCCCACCTTCACctactcaagagcaattagggataggcaataaatattggccactcCAGCTTGTCAGTGAAGGAATAAAAGTTGGCCAATGACAAATAAATAACTGGTAATCCAGTAATGGcccattttagaacatagaacatagaacattacagcgcagaacaggcccttcggcccacgatgttgcaccgaccagttaaaaaaaaaaactgtgaccctccaacctaaaccaatttcttttcgtccatgaacctatctacggatctcttaaacgcccccaaactaggcgcatttactactgatgctggcagggcattccaatccctcaccaccctctgggtaaagaacctacccctgacatcggttctataactaccccccctcaatttaaagccatgccccctcgtgctggatttctccatcagaggaaaaaggctatcactatccaccctatctaaacctctaatcatcttatatgtttcaataagatcccctcttagccgccgcctttccagcgaaaacaatcccaaatccctcagcctctcctcataggatctcccctccataccaggcaacatcctggtaaacctcctctgcaccctctccaaagcctccacatccttcctgtaatgtggggaccagaactgcacacagtactccaagtgcggccgcaccagagttgtgtacagttgcaacataacgctacgactcctaaattcaatccccctaccaataaacgccaagacaccatatgccttcttaacaaccttatctacttgattcccaactttcagggatctatgcacacatacacctagatccctctgctcctccacactattcaaagtcctcccgttagccctatactcaacacatctgttattcctaccaaagtgaattacctcacacttctccgcattaaactccatccgccacctctcggcccaactttgcaacctgtctaagtcttcctgcaaactacgacacccttcctcactgtctaccacaccaccgactttggtgtcatcagcaaatttgctaatccacccaactataccctcatccagatcattaataaatattacaaacagcagtggccccaaaacagatccctgaggtacaccacttgtaaccgcactccatgatgaatatttactatcaaccaccaccctctgtttcctatccgctagccaattcctgatccaatttcctagatcacccccaactTTGAACAAATTAGGATTCCAATGCATATCCCCATAAAGAATCTTATATGCATTCACTTTTCCCATTATAACTGCCTATGTGCACACTTAATGTTTTATTTATGTATCTTGGTATACAATCTGACCAGTATCCAAATTGCTCACCATCTCCCGTTGTTGTTAAACTACCTGCTTTGCTCAATAACTTCAATTCCTAATGCTCAAAGCAagatttaaaacattttaaaaatccaaattgATCATATTTATTGTTCAAATTGTCTTTTGATGTATTCACAATTGTGCATAACCCCAGATCTTTACCTAAACCAGAATTTGGATTTTGCAGTtcgtctggaagcatctgtgccAAAACTATTGaggttatttttaaaaagcttttaccgCTTTTGCTCTAACTCTACCAGTAATTTGAAGGGAACAGCGAGATAAAATTTACTTTTATTTAATTAAAAAGGCTGTATGGTTGCATGCTATGCAGGAAAGTGAAACTTCTACATCTTTTGTTTAGTGTCCTGAAAACTTGGTGACAAGAGAAAGAGATGCTTCTAGGAAAGCAAGGACTTGTAAATAAAACCAAAGCAAAACTTCAGAAGGAAACAAAGTTTATAAAGAATGGATAAAGGAGCTTCTTTAACTCCCAAGTGCACCTTGCTGTTGTTGCATTCTCGCCCTACATCATACCACCCATTAACCCAATCTAAAAAAAGACATACAGCATGAAGACAGGATAGACACCAATTGTGAGCAATGCTACAGGAGATCAACACAATCTGTGGTGTACGTTTGTCAACTTTTTCCACTAAATATAGTAATCTATAATAGGAATTAAGCACAACCATTGTTATCACACCATGGGGACAATGCAGCACTACTATTGTTAGGAGGTTGCAATTCAAATGATGAGTTTACATTAGTACTGGAAATTTAAAAATAGGAACAGAATAAGCAATTTCAATTTAAGGACCAAAATATATTATGCAACTAGGTCCAATTATCCCCACTCCTCCTGATGACTATTCTTAGCCTTGGCTCCATACACAACAGGAACACCAAGCACAAGGTGACGGAATCCATTTTTCTACAAAATGGATCAAATTATGCCAGAGTATCAAAATGCATTGCAGATCCCATCTCTTCATTTTTATTAACATAAATGTACTTGACTTTGATAAGTTAGAACAATAGCACAGGCTGTAATATTTTACACCCACTCAAGACATTCCAATACTTACTGCCTTCTTGGCGAATGGGACCGTGATCTTGTTCGTGACCTTGAACGGCTGACACTCCTACTGTTTCGGCTTTGCTTACCTTCTTTCCGCAGCCTATAGATTTGGGAAGACAACATTTTTGAATTATGTGGAGATGATTTAGAAGTACAATGCAACAATTTTGAGCTGCAGTACCTCAACGACCATAATCAAGTACTTAAAAGTACAAGGAAAAGTTTGCAGGGCTATAGGAAGAGAGCACTTGCCAATtagatctttcaaagagccaacagCCACTTTCTCCCTTGCAagattgagatttttttctacTTTGGGGTACATCTTAAACACCAGACAAAACAAACAGCTCTAAATACACTGAAGAACTTCATGTCAGTTTCAACTCCATGACATCACACCAGCACGTTCATGTATGCACTGATGTCCTGTGTCACCTATCCGCATAACTAGACAAGTTGAACAGCCTTCATTAGGTTGGAAATTAATGTTTTATACTGTTAGCACAAGGGTCAAGATTTTATTGTATTTATACACTTGTATTTAATAAGCACTCAGACTCAAGTTAAGCAGGCAGCTGACAGTACTAACCCATTGTAAGGGCTTTTAGAGTTCAACTGACGGTCTTCTGGTTCCTTTTTGATAGTTTTAGGATTTTGAATTCCAGGTGTCTTCTCTTCAGTTTTAGCTTCTCGGGGAGAACctaaaacaaaatattttcagaatttGACATATCAAATGTAATAGTCTTTTAATTCTGAAGCATATATAGCTGTATATTTATCTTCAAATACAAGAGTAAAGTACCTCAGTTACAATTCATCAGATTAAcctcaatttttaaacttaaactttcagCTAAATAGACGCCCACAACTAAGTCACAAAGAGCTGCTTTATCAATCCTAGTCAGACCAATAGACAATCTTGGGACTGGGAGATTGGCCTGCTAGTATTTACTATGTAGAGTTTGGACATCAAATATACACTTATTGGAAGACATTAGCAGCCTTCTGTCTCATAAGACCATGGTTTATGCAGTGGCGATTTAACTCTCAAGCCCACCTTCAGCGATAATGCTCCGAAGCAAAAAGTGTCTTATCTCCAGGGTGTAAGCCTGGGCAAAATTTATAGAGACCACGGGTTGCCCAATCATCAGGGATCCTGTCTTGACCACACTGGTACAGTTCAAATGAATGCAAACTCTACATGTggcaaatgggggggggggggggggtggctctcCTCAGAGTTCCTATGATGCTTGAGTCAAGGGTCAAAAGGGACCCAACGTCCGTGTGCCACCCCGATGAGGCAGAGCAGATACATATTtggctgtttcacattgctgctggctGAAAATGAGAAGCAAGCTAGCACACAAAAGCGGAAGGGAGGAAAAGTTAGTGTTTCCCGCTTTTGCTTTCCACTGAAGACAATCTGACACTCAAACATTTCAAATACTTACATGGTTTAGAACCTGGAGAGAAGCCCCCCAAAGTGGAAAGAGCGGGAGTTCCATCAGGGTTCAGCCCTTTAGCTTTCAATTTAGCTTCTTGTAATGCAACTTTCCTCTTTTCTACTTCTTTCTCCACATGTTCATAGTTAGGCTGTTAAGACAGTCAtgtaatcaaatcaaaagctaccAAATATAGTACAGGCAGTCACGGCACTTACAACATTTATAAATTTCAACATTTATGACACCACACCAGCACATTTATATGTACACACTGATGTTCTGCAGCACCCATCTGTATAACTGGACAGGTCAAAGTCTTTATTAGGTTGGAAATTAGCGTTCTATACTAGTAACTTTTTTTGGCATAAGGGTTGAGATTTTAATGTACTTATACACTTGTATTTCATAAGCACTCGAGACCCAGAAGTTACAAACAGGCATCTGACCATGATCAATGGTTTCAATATGTCCCTCACGCTAACTAAgcagcatgtgccaatctgtgcaGGCATCAAAAGCAAGACAGGGCATGGGTTGAGAGCACTTAAATGCCCAGCACCGCATGAGTGATTTCCGGCCTCAATTCAGGAACCAATCTCCCATTGTTCCTTTGGGAAAATTGGTTCTGACTTCCGTGGTTTTCAGGAACCACTTGTGTCACAGGTCCAAGGAATGCCCGTTTTACACAATGGATAACCAATGTTTAACCTATCGGGACACATTAGAAATATGGGAAAAAAATATTACTTGTCTAACTGACCTTTTTTCGAGTGTAAAGTTTTAAAGTGGTGATGCAGATATCCTGGATTTCCTCTTCATTTGCACCAAAAAGCACAAACCAATGAGGGCGATTTGGCAAAGCAATCTAAAGATGTAAAGAAAAAATGAAGCTAAGCAATACGAAATACATAATTCCATGCAACACTGAATCGCAAGTATCTATTAATTAATAAAACCACTAGCAAGATTAGTTGCCAACCATGTGGATACCTACCCATCTTGGAATTTCCCTTACCTCAGCTGTACCACAAGAGAATCATCTACAAGTTTCCAGCTAGAAGGCATTAAGGCCCAAAAACACAGTATTACTTTGCCTCCCAATTAGCATGCAGCAAACTGAGCATTTAATATGGCACTCATTAAATCAGATGTTAACACTAGAAAGACAGCCCTATTTTGAATTATCACAGGCTGATTATAAAGTTTAGTACAAAAAACTTGGGAGAAAAAGTTACAAGTATTTACAGATTTATTTTCAACCAGTCACTGTCCACTCACCTGTAAAGCTCTAGCTGCAAGGTAGATGCAAGCACAAGCTACAGTTTCAGGCTTAAACCGGACAAATACACTTGTGCGGAGACTGTCATTCATATAATTCCTGAAAGACATCACATAAGAGTTATTAGTAGTTAATTAACTCCAAGTACATACAATAAGAAAGGAGACTCAGAACATTGTTCTTTTTTCTTAgttgggttaagttgattgccatgttaaattgccccttagtattagggactagcagggtaaaaatgtggggttgcgggaataggatcTAGGTGgaatcattgtcagtgcaggcgtgatgagccgaatggcccccttgtgCACAGTAGGTATTCTataatatgattctatgaatatgcccTCTGATATCTTCAGCACAGACCTCAAATTTCTAATAAAGGCATCATTTGAAATATGGAATGCACTACATACGCACACGTTAAGCCACATTTCAAATCTATAAATATGCTTGCACAAAAAAAAATTACGGGGAATTTTTCAAACCATCCAGCTAAAATTCTCTCGCAGCTTTCAAGGAAAAGCAACATCCAAAGTAAGCTAAACAGACGGGTTCCTAAAGAGGATACATGTAGTCCCTGTTCTGGAAATAGaagaaatcaaagtacataatTCATGCCCATATCTGCACTCACTGGCTTCCCAACAGAACAATTAATTACATTTACAAAATGTGCTCAGGTCAAAGGGAAAAGTAATGTATCCAAAAATATTTTTCTAGTGGAAAATGCATCATGTGAGACAGCAGGGCACCATATAGTGCATGGACCAGAGGCAAATCAAGTCATGCAACCAGCCTACCAAATACAAGAAAAATATTGGCAGTGCTGCCACTCTTGCCGAGTGGGAGGGTAAAAAGTGCCATGATCTGAATGGCCATTTTGATTTACTGCACAATTCACATACCAAAACTGAAAATCTGACCTCAAATGCCAACAGTCCCCTTGGAACTGTACCGTAGCAGGGTTACTGCCTTCATGAATAGTCAGGAGAGAACGGAAAggatataatatttccaagtatACCTCTACATTAGAACCAGTAGTCAGGTTGGAAGAGTTCCTTCATAAGGCTGACAGGACCCAGGTTTGTGACTATGCCAGTCTATTAAAGAATTACATCCAAAACAGTCTCTCAAACGGTGGTTGTATTTTCAGAATACTTATTTCAGATCGCGTGCATTTAataatggttttttaaaaattcaaaaaagTCAGGTAAGggataaaagtttttttaaaaatcaagttaaGCCTTTATTGTGCTTTAATTTTGTCACCCTCAATTTGTCAAGAGCCACCACAATTAGGAAAAGATGGATGTGATCAAAAGGGCTTTCAGCTATTCATGAATTTTAGCTGAGGTATTACACCAATCTAGAAAGGGTTAgaaatgcctccactttctttcAAAAAACATACTAGCATACGAGAAAAGGGTATTCCATTTTAAGATTTTTCAGGCAAATCTTTTCTAATAGTTCAATTGAAACTCTGTACTGCAGCAACATTCATAAAGTGACCAGTTTTACCTAATATTTCAAATCACAATTTGAAACAAAGGTACTTTATTGACAATGTGATTCAGACCAAGTTTAGCCAACAGCAAAAAATGGCAAGTATAATTATTTTAACACCCAGTTTATTGACTCGTGTTCAAAATATCTACTGCTCCCTTTCAGACAGGGATCAAAATTGGTAGGCTGAATTTGAATGACTCGCTGTCCTAGCTGCAACCACAGCAATTACTTAAGGCATAGAGTGGAATGATAGGGATTCTGAATGTTAAGAGCCACTGAAGCAAACAGCACTTTTTAGTGGAACATTTGCAAAGCTGAGGATAACTATCAACTTGGTCTGGTATTCCAATACATATACAAAAGGGAGAGGCTGGTTGAATAAGAAAGTTATTCCTGTTTCAAATGTATTCACAGCTTCCATGCATCTGCACTTGTGACTGAGGTACCTGTCCTATGCAGCACAAACCTATTCCTTAAACTTAACATTGTCTAAGCATGAGTTTTCCCTTAAAGCTTTCACTTAATTGATTGCAATCTGCTACATGGCAAGTAGTCTTATCAACATTCAGTACCCACCACTCAATATTCATAATAAACATTGTCCAATAAGGCGAAGTTGTATTTTTTTTAGTTAGTTTATTAAACTGATGCAATTTAAACGGGCTCATGTAGCTTGGCTTCAGAAAGTGGTCCTGGCCTTAATTAGTTTCAATTATGAACTGAGATTTAGCTTTCAAATATTAACCGTAACTTTTGTATCAACATTTTCCATTTATAGATGACCTCACAGCTACACCCATCCTACAGGAGTACACCCTTGATCAAGTGGGATCAACCATACATAGAAAGGTCAAATTCACAACCCATTACCCATTCTACTATTTAGAAGAGAAAGACAGCAGCAGAAAACAAAAGTTATTTAGTTGAGATTGAGAGAATGATGTTCACAAGCCTCCATTCTGCATATTACATCCAATTCTAATTCTGGCAGCAGAGCTGTATGCAATGAGAGAAACAGAAATAATCAACAACATGGAACTAGTTCAAGATGCAACTCACCAACCTACAAACAAATTAAGTGACTTAATGGTGAGACACAAGTTTAAAATTTGTGAGCAATTGTATTAAAATAATTCTTCAGATTCCCATAACCACATCtactcttccccacccccaccaagttCAAGTAATGAGCTAAAGTCATATCCATATAGGAAGCAGAGACAATTCTTGGCTGGTTGGTCTAGTCAAGGATAGGTTGCAGCCTGTAAAAGACCTTTAGTTGTATGCTTCAAAATCTTGTATGCTCCAGTAATGTTAAATATTTATAGTGTAGCAATTAATATGATTCAGTTCCTTCTCTTCATGCTTTAAaaattcacattttaaaacttaGTCAACTAGAAACATTAGACATATAATCTAAGTTACTGCAAGTACACGTGTTGAATATCCATTTCCAGAAGTCAATACAAATCCTTCAAAACCCCGCCAGAACTAGATGATGTTGCCAGATGTTTTGTGACCACTTCAGTGAATAGCTGTCTCGGATGAGAGCTTGCACTGGATTGGCTGAAGGGGCAACCAATCAAAGGCCATCCTGAGGTCATGTAGttgagaagcagttcagagggctGAGTTCTATGACTTACCATCATGGACTACCCTTTAATTAAAAAGagtagaaaaaagaacaaagttaAATTGAGTCCTCCTTTATGATAGTGAACAAACA of Mustelus asterias chromosome 3, sMusAst1.hap1.1, whole genome shotgun sequence contains these proteins:
- the ccnl1a gene encoding cyclin-L1a isoform X2 gives rise to the protein MAASEGILIGDKVYSAVFLTIDNSLIPEEKLSPTPSMQDGLDLEVETDLRILGCELIQSAGILLRLPQVAMATAQVLFQRFFFSKSFVKHSFEIVAMACINLASKIEEAPRRVRDVINVFHHLRQLRGKRTPTPLILDQNYINTKNQVIKAERRVLKELGFCVHVKHPHKIIFMYLQVLECERNQTLVQTAWNYMNDSLRTSVFVRFKPETVACACIYLAARALQIALPNRPHWFVLFGANEEEIQDICITTLKLYTRKKPNYEHVEKEVEKRKVALQEAKLKAKGLNPDGTPALSTLGGFSPGSKPCSPREAKTEEKTPGIQNPKTIKKEPEDRQLNSKSPYNGLRKEGKQSRNSRSVSRSRSRTRSRSHSPRRHYNRRSRSGTYSSRSRSRSHSHSVSPRRRHNHTSPHIKSKSHRSEETKISIRHGHKRKKSHSRSRSRSKSRDHCDLVKKRRHEKEHHRDRHERSRSYERSHKSKHHSSSHSGHSRHRR
- the ccnl1a gene encoding cyclin-L1a isoform X1, producing MAASEGILIGDKVYSAVFLTIDNSLIPEEKLSPTPSMQDGLDLEVETDLRILGCELIQSAGILLRLPQVAMATAQVLFQRFFFSKSFVKHSFEIVAMACINLASKIEEAPRRVRDVINVFHHLRQLRGKSRTPTPLILDQNYINTKNQVIKAERRVLKELGFCVHVKHPHKIIFMYLQVLECERNQTLVQTAWNYMNDSLRTSVFVRFKPETVACACIYLAARALQIALPNRPHWFVLFGANEEEIQDICITTLKLYTRKKPNYEHVEKEVEKRKVALQEAKLKAKGLNPDGTPALSTLGGFSPGSKPCSPREAKTEEKTPGIQNPKTIKKEPEDRQLNSKSPYNGLRKEGKQSRNSRSVSRSRSRTRSRSHSPRRHYNRRSRSGTYSSRSRSRSHSHSVSPRRRHNHTSPHIKSKSHRSEETKISIRHGHKRKKSHSRSRSRSKSRDHCDLVKKRRHEKEHHRDRHERSRSYERSHKSKHHSSSHSGHSRHRR